In a single window of the Portunus trituberculatus isolate SZX2019 chromosome 9, ASM1759143v1, whole genome shotgun sequence genome:
- the LOC123501709 gene encoding uncharacterized protein LOC123501709, with translation LTGKTLLRTRLIIPVAFENSHVTMRLWVVIAVLLGAVSYGSTLFLPLNGAIPLPLVIGPGPIIVALLWILKVGGVSGDGGAGGDAVDVRCPRTSHTRTPRSGTPPTRPPRPGTSPPEHHAPEHPPPGHHVPEHPPPPHHAPPAHEHTVDHAEGVSSYSHLRKRSLEDLQTEGIVGDLADESLEEAEEMLWNTALKWDPTGCSMKLLCHLQELPQGNATMEESVLAYLFSHAPQQYCLQSFPACPMSGGELRYLLQQI, from the exons ttaacaggaaaaacactcttgagaacccggttaatcatccctgtggcctttgaaaacagtcacg tcacg ATGCGGCTGTGGGTCGTTATTGCGGTGCTCCTCGGGGCGGTGAGTTACGGCAGCACCCTCTTTCTGCCGCTAAATGGAGCTATACCCCTTCCATTGGTCATCGGTCCTGGCCCCATCATTGTTGCTCTGCTGTGGATTTTAAAGgtgggtggtgttagtggtgatggtggtgctggtggtgatgctgttgaTGTTAGGTG CCCCAGAACATCCCACACCAGAACACCACGCTCCGGAACACCCCCCACCAGACCACCACGTCCCGGAACATCCCCACCAGAACACCACGCCCCGGAACACCCTCCACCAGGACACCATGTCCCAGAACAccccccaccaccccaccacgccCCACCAGCCCACGAGCACACAGTAGATCACGCTGAGGGAGTGTCCAGCTACAGCCACCTCAGGAAACGCTCCCTTGAAGATCTACAGACGGAGGGAATTGTGGGAGATTTAGCTGACGAGTCcctggaggaggcggaggagatgCTATGGAACACTGCCCTCAAATGGGACCCCACCGGCTGCTCCATGAAGCTTCTGTGCCACCTTCAGGAGCTGCCCCAGGGGAACGCCACCATGGAGGAGTCGGTGCTGGCGTATCTATTCAGCCACGCCCCACAACAGTACTGCCTCCAGAGCTTCCCCGCGTGTCCCATGTCCGGAGGCGAGCTGCGGTACCTCCTGCAGCAGATTTGA
- the LOC123501660 gene encoding uncharacterized protein LOC123501660, protein MRLGVTVCLVVLVVSFCDGVVVFPDAVANQGLLPVPLFIGGLPVHVAVMFLGFYGAMWISTWIAKAKIEKDYHYDYDEELLYKLNSRTGRAFGDTEEDMRHAMTKTLRRIDTDKCLQKLVCFLEEQSDRSQEEDLLLKLFPVTHCKSSVFPRCTATEDQLRELMHYYQNVEMKRTISVLEKEVL, encoded by the exons ATGCGGCTCGGAGTGACAGTCtgcctggtggtgctggtggtgagttTCTGCGATGGAGTGGTGGTGTTCCCTGACGCTGTAGCTAATCAGGgcctcctccccgtccctctCTTCATCGGAGGGCTTCCAGTACACGTGGCTGTTATGTTCCTCGGCTTCTACGGG GCCATGTGGATCAGCACCTGGATAGCCAAAGCGAAGATAGAGAAGGATtaccactacgactacgacGAGGAACTTCTCTACAAGCTTAACTCCAGGACGGGACGAGCGTTTGGGGACACAGAGGAGGACATGAGGCACGCTATGACGAAGACACTGAGGCGAATTGATACGGACAAGTGCCTGCAGAAGCTCGTTTGTTTCCTAGAGGAGCAGAGTGACAGGTCGCAAGAGGAGGACTTGTTACTGAAACTGTTCCCGGTGACCCATTGCAAGTCCAGTGTGTTCCCGCGGTGCACGGCGACGGAGGACCAGCTGCGGGAATTGATGCACTATTACCAAAATGTTGAGATGAAAAGAACCATTAGTGTGCTGGAGAAAGAAGTGTTGTAG
- the LOC123501534 gene encoding uncharacterized protein LOC123501534, with protein MRVTSLAAAGLVVIAMAAQGVTGVGLAVDALLALPQTIVLKGGLIALIVVLKILKKVKDAREQEKTHMMHAHHAPNMPYALRHMYKRSLATATPEDNLTETLTEGEEMEEVLEAAVVRLIERLDDDGCLVKLLCHLQDKPQDTLSPEEGQLANLFPTDVQGCREAFGRCGMEEVQLVEAFRYTWQLQETV; from the exons ATGAGGGTGACATCCTTGGCTGCTGCAGGGCTGGTGGTGATAGCGATGGCAGCGCAAGGAGTGACAGGGGTTGGGTTGGCCGTGGATGCCCTCCTTGCCTTGCCCCAGACGATAGTTCTCAAGGGCGGCCTGATTGCGCTCATTGTG GTACTCAAAATCCTGAAGAAGGTGAAAGACGCCCGGGAGCAAGAGAAGACCCACATGATGCACGCTCACCACGCCCCTAACATGCCGTATGCCCTTCGCCACATGTACAAACGCTCCCTCGCCACCGCCACCCCTGAAGACAACCTGACGGAGACACTGACGGAGggcgaggaaatggaggaggtcTTGGAGGCGGCTGTGGTGAGGTTGATAGAGCGCTTGGATGATGACGGCTGCCTTGTGAAACTCCTGTGCCACCTTCAGGATAAACCACAAGACACTCTCTCTCCTGAAGAGGGGCAGCTAGCGAATCTCTTCCCGACAGATGTGCAGGGATGTAGAGAAGCGTTCGGCAGGTGTGGGATGGAAGAGGTGCAGCTGGTGGAGGCCTTCAGATACACGTGGCAGCTGCAGGAGACCGTGTAG